Proteins found in one Aquibium microcysteis genomic segment:
- a CDS encoding glutaredoxin family protein, whose protein sequence is MSSAAARKAELYRMVTPEHTCPWGLKALDLLKREGFEVEDHHLTSRAETDAFKAEHKVDTTPQTFIGGRRVGGYDDLRAWLGKEVKDKDAVTYTPVIALFGMALAMALAASWSVYGSVLTVAAAEWFVAFAMCLLALQKLKDVDGFATMFLNYDLLAQRWVPYGRVYPFAEGFAGVLMVSGAMMWVSVPVALFIGGIGAVSVFKAVYVDKRELKCACVGGDSNVPLGFVSLTENLLMVGMAIWMILKPAGLGH, encoded by the coding sequence ATGTCGTCCGCTGCCGCACGCAAGGCCGAACTCTACCGGATGGTCACCCCCGAGCACACCTGCCCCTGGGGCCTCAAGGCGCTCGACCTCCTGAAGCGGGAAGGATTCGAGGTCGAGGACCATCACCTGACGTCCCGCGCCGAGACCGACGCCTTCAAGGCCGAGCACAAGGTGGACACCACGCCGCAGACCTTCATCGGCGGCAGACGCGTCGGAGGTTACGACGACCTGCGGGCCTGGCTCGGCAAGGAGGTCAAGGACAAGGACGCCGTCACCTACACGCCCGTCATCGCGCTCTTTGGCATGGCGCTTGCCATGGCCCTGGCAGCCAGTTGGTCGGTATACGGCAGCGTCCTGACCGTGGCTGCCGCAGAGTGGTTCGTGGCCTTCGCCATGTGTCTGCTCGCACTCCAGAAGCTGAAGGACGTCGACGGCTTCGCGACGATGTTCCTCAACTACGATCTGCTTGCGCAGCGCTGGGTTCCCTACGGACGGGTCTACCCTTTCGCCGAGGGGTTCGCAGGCGTGCTCATGGTCTCCGGCGCGATGATGTGGGTATCGGTCCCGGTCGCGCTCTTCATCGGCGGCATCGGCGCGGTGTCGGTCTTCAAGGCCGTCTATGTCGACAAGCGCGAACTGAAGTGCGCCTGCGTCGGCGGCGACAGCAACGTTCCCCTCGGGTTCGTGTCGCTGACCGAAAACCTGCTGATGGTCGGCATGGCC
- a CDS encoding heavy-metal-associated domain-containing protein, producing MRFHIENMTCGGCARSVTKAVESVDPKARVDADPVTKTVTVESSASTDSISRALADAGYPASAA from the coding sequence ATGCGATTCCACATCGAGAACATGACCTGCGGCGGCTGCGCCCGGAGCGTCACGAAGGCCGTCGAAAGCGTCGACCCGAAAGCGAGGGTCGACGCCGATCCCGTCACGAAGACGGTAACGGTCGAATCCTCCGCATCGACCGACTCCATCTCCAGGGCGCTCGCCGACGCCGGCTACCCCGCGTCAGCGGCGTGA
- a CDS encoding heavy metal translocating P-type ATPase, which produces MNAPLRLTEDIRTLTIAIEGMTCASCVGRVERALKAVDGVVQARVNLATETAEVEAAPSVSRTRLAQTVEEVGYGVPSATFELAVEGMTCASCVGRVERALAAVPGVTTASVNLATERAKVTGIADAAALRKAVEDIGYDATVIGAAGSGTNEMEARRDVEIAALRRDLLVAGGLTVPLFVLEMGSHLFQSVHDLVHATLGMERSWQVQFILATLVLAFPGRRFYEKGFPALLRLAPDMNSLVAVGTSAAYIYSVVATFAPGLLPAGTVNVYFEAAAVIVTLILLGRYLEARAKGRTSQAIRRLARLQPKTARVRRGPGVVEVDIAEVVPGDVVEVRPGERVPVDGEVVSGESYVDESMVTGEPVPVAKRDGSPVTGGTVNQTGAFEFRATAVGADTVLYRIMRMVEQAQGSKLPIQAMVDKVTMWFVPAVMGLAALTFVAWLLLGPEPALTFALVNAVAVLIIACPCAMGLATPTSIMVGTGRAAELGVLYRKGEALQSLRDARVIALDKTGTLTEGRPVLTDLRATQGFLDDDVLALAAAVEAKSEYPVARAIVGAAAGRGLAVREADGFDSITGLGVTATVAGERVEVGSSRFMDWLGLDPSALDSDAKRLADEGKSPLYVAVGGRIAAVMAVSDPVKESTPQAVAALHALGLKVAMVTGDSRRTADAIARKLGIDHVVAEVMPDGKVAAVRQLKVEHGAVAFVGDGINDAPALAEADVGIAIGTGTDIAIEAADIVLMSGSLEGVPAALALSRATIRNIRQNLFWAFAYNAALIPVAAGALYPAYGVLLSPALAAGAMALSSVFVLGNALRLRAHGRRAGVASAPPQR; this is translated from the coding sequence ATGAACGCGCCGCTTCGCCTGACCGAGGACATCAGAACTCTTACCATCGCCATCGAGGGCATGACCTGCGCCTCTTGCGTCGGCCGCGTGGAGCGGGCGTTGAAAGCCGTCGATGGCGTCGTCCAAGCCCGGGTGAACCTCGCCACCGAAACGGCGGAGGTCGAGGCAGCGCCGTCGGTCAGCAGGACCAGGTTGGCGCAGACCGTCGAAGAGGTCGGCTATGGCGTACCCTCTGCGACCTTCGAGCTTGCCGTCGAAGGCATGACCTGCGCGTCCTGCGTCGGCAGGGTCGAACGGGCGCTTGCTGCCGTCCCGGGCGTGACCACCGCCAGCGTGAACCTGGCGACGGAACGGGCGAAGGTCACGGGCATCGCGGACGCCGCGGCCCTGCGGAAGGCGGTCGAGGACATCGGCTACGATGCCACGGTCATCGGGGCTGCTGGCAGTGGTACTAACGAGATGGAGGCGCGGCGCGATGTTGAGATCGCTGCACTTCGCCGGGATCTCCTCGTCGCAGGAGGCCTGACGGTTCCGCTTTTCGTCCTGGAAATGGGTTCGCACCTCTTCCAGTCCGTCCATGACCTCGTCCACGCGACGCTCGGGATGGAGCGAAGCTGGCAGGTCCAGTTCATCCTCGCGACGCTTGTGCTCGCATTTCCGGGACGGCGCTTCTACGAGAAGGGATTTCCGGCCCTCCTCAGGCTCGCGCCCGACATGAACTCGCTGGTCGCGGTCGGCACGTCGGCGGCCTACATATATTCGGTCGTCGCGACCTTTGCGCCCGGCCTGCTGCCAGCCGGAACCGTGAACGTCTACTTCGAGGCTGCGGCAGTGATCGTAACGCTGATCTTGCTGGGCCGCTATCTGGAGGCCCGTGCGAAGGGCCGCACGTCGCAGGCTATCCGGCGCCTGGCAAGACTGCAGCCGAAGACGGCGCGGGTCCGGCGTGGACCGGGAGTTGTCGAGGTCGACATCGCCGAAGTCGTCCCCGGCGACGTGGTCGAGGTCCGCCCGGGCGAGCGCGTGCCTGTCGATGGGGAAGTGGTCTCCGGCGAGAGCTATGTGGACGAATCCATGGTGACGGGCGAACCCGTGCCCGTGGCCAAGCGGGACGGGAGTCCGGTCACGGGAGGCACGGTGAACCAGACGGGTGCGTTCGAGTTTCGCGCCACCGCGGTAGGAGCCGACACGGTCCTGTACCGTATCATGCGCATGGTCGAGCAGGCGCAGGGCTCCAAGCTGCCGATCCAGGCCATGGTCGACAAGGTGACCATGTGGTTCGTGCCCGCCGTCATGGGCCTCGCGGCGCTCACCTTTGTCGCCTGGCTCCTGTTGGGACCGGAACCAGCCCTGACCTTCGCTCTGGTCAACGCGGTCGCGGTCCTCATCATCGCCTGTCCCTGCGCCATGGGTCTCGCGACCCCGACCTCCATCATGGTGGGGACCGGCCGCGCCGCCGAGTTGGGCGTGCTGTACCGGAAGGGCGAAGCGCTGCAGTCGCTGCGGGACGCCCGGGTGATCGCGCTCGACAAGACCGGGACCCTGACCGAGGGGCGGCCGGTCCTGACCGATCTGCGGGCTACGCAAGGATTTCTGGACGATGACGTGCTAGCTCTGGCCGCCGCCGTCGAGGCGAAGTCCGAGTATCCTGTCGCACGCGCCATCGTCGGCGCGGCAGCAGGGCGGGGTCTTGCGGTCCGGGAGGCCGACGGCTTCGACTCCATCACCGGACTGGGGGTCACGGCCACAGTCGCGGGCGAACGCGTCGAAGTGGGCTCCTCACGCTTCATGGATTGGCTCGGACTCGACCCTTCCGCGCTGGACTCAGATGCCAAGCGGCTCGCCGACGAAGGGAAGTCGCCGCTCTACGTCGCCGTGGGCGGCAGGATCGCCGCAGTGATGGCAGTTTCTGACCCTGTGAAGGAATCCACGCCGCAGGCCGTGGCGGCGCTGCATGCGCTTGGCCTGAAGGTCGCGATGGTGACTGGCGACAGCAGGCGCACGGCCGACGCCATCGCCCGAAAGCTCGGCATAGACCACGTTGTCGCCGAGGTCATGCCGGACGGCAAGGTGGCGGCCGTCAGGCAGCTGAAGGTCGAACACGGGGCCGTCGCCTTCGTGGGCGATGGCATCAACGACGCACCCGCGCTCGCCGAAGCCGACGTGGGGATCGCCATCGGCACGGGCACCGACATCGCCATCGAGGCGGCGGATATCGTGCTGATGTCGGGAAGCCTGGAAGGCGTGCCCGCCGCGCTCGCTCTCTCGCGGGCCACGATCCGCAACATCCGCCAGAACCTGTTCTGGGCCTTCGCCTACAACGCGGCGCTCATCCCCGTTGCGGCGGGGGCGCTTTACCCGGCCTACGGGGTCCTGCTTTCACCCGCGCTGGCCGCGGGTGCCATGGCGCTTTCCAGCGTGTTCGTGCTCGGGAACGCGCTGAGGCTCAGGGCGCATGGCCGCAGGGCGGGGGTGGCGTCGGCTCCGCCTCAGCGATAG
- a CDS encoding DUF411 domain-containing protein: MKTFNRLARAASFTALALISQAAWAAGSIEVLKSASCGCCVAWGNHMREAGFTVAERDLPLADLNAAKVEAGLKPGQTSCHTGKIDGYVIEGHVPAREVKRLLEERPDAIGLTVPDMPYGSPGMGDMADADPYDVLLLKRDGSTEIYASYR; encoded by the coding sequence ATGAAGACATTCAACAGGCTTGCCCGCGCTGCATCCTTCACGGCCCTGGCGCTGATTAGCCAGGCGGCCTGGGCCGCGGGCTCGATCGAGGTGCTGAAGTCGGCCTCGTGCGGATGCTGCGTGGCGTGGGGCAACCACATGCGGGAAGCGGGCTTCACGGTCGCCGAGCGCGACCTTCCGCTGGCGGACCTCAACGCCGCAAAGGTAGAAGCCGGACTGAAGCCCGGCCAGACATCCTGCCATACGGGAAAAATCGACGGTTACGTCATCGAGGGCCATGTGCCCGCGCGCGAGGTCAAGCGCCTGCTCGAAGAGCGGCCGGACGCGATCGGGCTGACCGTCCCCGACATGCCCTACGGTTCGCCGGGCATGGGCGACATGGCCGATGCCGATCCGTACGACGTGCTCCTTCTCAAGCGGGACGGTTCGACTGAAATCTACGCCAGCTATCGCTGA
- a CDS encoding copper-binding protein yields MDTIMKVALVLGIALGLAGAASAQEYTSGEVTKIDAAQKKLTIKHGELTNLDMPAMTMVFVVAEDSMIEEVEVGQKIEFTADRVNGRITVTDIK; encoded by the coding sequence ATGGATACCATCATGAAAGTCGCGCTCGTGCTCGGCATTGCCTTGGGGCTGGCGGGCGCCGCTTCTGCCCAGGAATACACGTCCGGCGAGGTCACGAAGATCGACGCCGCGCAGAAGAAGCTCACCATCAAGCACGGCGAACTGACGAACCTCGACATGCCCGCGATGACGATGGTCTTCGTGGTCGCCGAGGATTCGATGATCGAGGAGGTCGAGGTAGGCCAAAAGATCGAATTCACCGCGGACCGGGTCAACGGCCGCATCACGGTCACCGACATCAAGTAG
- a CDS encoding cupredoxin domain-containing protein produces MKSGLIIAALMSLATASAFAAGSGDHSHDELKIGRAGKPTEATRTIDIVMMETDDGKMVFEPATFTVRQGETLKLSFVNQGEVDHEFVMDGHEAILEHKELMERFPEMEHDDPNAIRLQPGGKGEIVWTFATAGEFSFGCLIPGHYESGMKGDIDVVQN; encoded by the coding sequence ATGAAATCAGGCTTGATTATCGCGGCATTGATGTCGCTCGCCACCGCTTCCGCGTTCGCGGCCGGCAGCGGCGACCACAGTCACGACGAACTCAAGATCGGGCGCGCAGGCAAACCCACTGAGGCGACGAGAACCATCGACATCGTGATGATGGAAACCGATGACGGGAAGATGGTGTTCGAACCCGCCACCTTCACCGTCAGGCAGGGTGAGACGCTCAAGCTCAGTTTCGTCAACCAGGGTGAGGTCGACCACGAATTCGTGATGGACGGCCACGAAGCCATTCTCGAGCACAAGGAACTGATGGAGCGCTTCCCCGAGATGGAACACGACGATCCCAACGCGATCCGGCTTCAGCCTGGTGGCAAGGGAGAGATCGTCTGGACGTTCGCCACGGCGGGCGAATTCTCCTTCGGCTGCCTAATCCCCGGGCACTACGAGTCCGGAATGAAGGGCGACATCGATGTCGTCCAGAACTGA
- a CDS encoding multicopper oxidase family protein, with protein MITRRQILGGGAFLASAAAWSKTSAMGLPDAPVMESPDMQPPIFPSSGPDYQPVVTLNGWTLPHRMTGGVKEFHLVAEPVERELGPGMTAYLWGYNGQSPGPTIEAVEGDRVRIFVTNRLPEHTTIHWHGMILPCGMDGVTGLTQPGIPPGKTFVYEFDLVKSGTFMYHPHADEMVQMAMGMMGFFVIHPKDPKLHRVDRDFVFLLNAFDIEPGSYVPRVMEMTDFNLWTWNSRVFPGISHLVVNKDDRVRVRVGNLTMTNHPIHMHGYDFEVTCTDGGWVRPEARWPEVSIDIPVGAMRAYEFDAKYLGDWAIHCHKSHHTMNAMGHDVPTFIGADKTEVSRKIRTVQPEYMAMGNRGMADMGEMEMPLPDNTIPMMTGWGQFGAIEMGGMFSVVKVREGISANDYADPGWYEHPEGTVSYEWTGDVPAPAKADGTETITPSPAHGAHGTKG; from the coding sequence ATGATCACCAGAAGACAGATCCTCGGAGGCGGCGCGTTCCTGGCGAGCGCCGCAGCGTGGTCGAAGACCTCGGCCATGGGACTGCCGGACGCGCCCGTCATGGAATCGCCGGACATGCAGCCGCCGATCTTTCCGTCGAGCGGGCCGGACTACCAGCCCGTCGTCACCCTGAACGGCTGGACGCTGCCGCATCGAATGACCGGTGGCGTCAAGGAGTTCCATCTCGTCGCCGAGCCCGTCGAGCGCGAACTCGGACCCGGCATGACGGCCTATCTGTGGGGCTACAACGGCCAGTCCCCCGGCCCGACCATCGAGGCCGTGGAAGGCGACCGGGTCCGCATCTTCGTGACCAACAGGCTTCCGGAACACACGACGATCCACTGGCACGGCATGATCCTGCCCTGCGGCATGGACGGGGTCACAGGCTTGACTCAGCCCGGCATCCCGCCCGGCAAGACCTTCGTCTACGAGTTCGATCTCGTGAAGAGCGGGACCTTCATGTACCACCCGCACGCCGACGAGATGGTCCAGATGGCCATGGGCATGATGGGGTTCTTCGTCATCCATCCGAAGGACCCGAAGCTCCACCGCGTCGACCGCGACTTCGTCTTCCTGCTCAACGCCTTCGACATCGAGCCGGGCTCCTACGTGCCCCGGGTCATGGAGATGACCGATTTCAACCTGTGGACATGGAACAGCCGGGTGTTCCCGGGCATCAGCCACCTCGTCGTGAACAAGGACGACCGGGTACGGGTGCGGGTCGGCAACCTCACCATGACCAACCACCCGATCCACATGCACGGCTACGACTTCGAGGTGACGTGCACGGACGGAGGCTGGGTGAGGCCGGAAGCCCGCTGGCCCGAAGTCTCGATCGACATCCCGGTCGGCGCGATGCGCGCCTACGAGTTCGACGCAAAGTATCTCGGCGACTGGGCGATCCACTGCCACAAGTCGCACCACACGATGAACGCCATGGGTCATGACGTCCCGACCTTCATCGGCGCGGACAAGACCGAGGTCTCCCGGAAGATCCGCACCGTCCAGCCTGAATACATGGCCATGGGCAACCGCGGCATGGCGGACATGGGCGAGATGGAGATGCCGCTCCCCGACAACACCATCCCCATGATGACGGGCTGGGGGCAGTTCGGCGCGATCGAGATGGGCGGCATGTTCTCCGTCGTGAAAGTCCGCGAAGGCATTTCGGCCAACGATTACGCCGATCCGGGTTGGTACGAGCACCCGGAAGGCACCGTCTCCTACGAATGGACGGGCGACGTCCCGGCTCCGGCCAAGGCAGACGGAACGGAAACCATCACGCCGTCTCCCGCACACGGCGCTCATGGGACGAAGGGATAG
- a CDS encoding TolC family protein: MRRAVRRILALSAPIFVSACVTTADGLDDPLAGFQTVSAKTASVTGKETVWVQSSGEARALAERVTALVRGKTLGPDIAVQVALLNNKGLQAAYADVGMSSAELWQESLLVNPRVSVGIMGINAGRTVETAVVSNILALATRPRRMAVADARFRQAQLRAAEATLRLAADTRRAWIDAVAAWERVAYLNRAQAAADAASALAEKLGQTGAFTKTGQAREHVFYAELAGQTAEARLQARMAKEALTRLMGLWGFDVDYQVPNSLPSLPANPLARKDIEAQALRNRVDLEIAKLELEALALSYGLTEATRYVSDLELVTGAEIEREEAEDGGTETTVSLNAEFEFVIPIFDSGQARMRKAELAYMQAANLLAERAVNVRSEARSAYDGYRSTHDIARHYRANVVPLRTTIEEESLLTYNGMITNTFELLADTRAKVNSIMLSLNAKRQFWLADVNLGTAVHGGGGSAPSGGGAEVAAADDGGGGH; the protein is encoded by the coding sequence ATGAGGCGCGCGGTACGCCGCATCCTGGCGCTCTCGGCGCCGATCTTCGTCTCGGCCTGCGTCACCACCGCGGACGGCCTCGACGATCCGCTCGCAGGCTTCCAGACCGTCTCGGCCAAGACCGCTTCCGTGACGGGTAAGGAGACAGTCTGGGTGCAGTCCAGCGGCGAGGCCCGCGCCCTCGCGGAGCGGGTCACCGCGCTGGTCAGGGGAAAGACGCTCGGACCGGACATCGCCGTGCAGGTCGCGCTCCTCAACAACAAGGGACTGCAGGCCGCCTATGCCGACGTAGGCATGTCATCGGCCGAGCTGTGGCAGGAGTCCCTGCTGGTCAATCCCCGCGTATCGGTCGGCATCATGGGGATAAACGCCGGACGCACGGTCGAGACCGCCGTCGTCTCGAACATCCTGGCTCTGGCGACACGACCCCGCCGCATGGCTGTCGCGGATGCCCGCTTCAGGCAGGCGCAACTGAGGGCCGCCGAAGCGACGCTGCGGCTCGCCGCGGACACGCGCCGGGCCTGGATAGATGCCGTCGCTGCCTGGGAGCGGGTAGCCTACCTCAACCGGGCTCAGGCGGCCGCAGACGCCGCGTCGGCGCTGGCAGAGAAACTCGGACAGACGGGAGCGTTCACGAAGACCGGGCAGGCCCGCGAGCATGTCTTCTACGCCGAACTGGCGGGTCAGACGGCCGAAGCCCGGCTGCAGGCTCGGATGGCCAAGGAGGCGCTGACGCGGCTGATGGGCCTCTGGGGCTTCGACGTCGACTACCAGGTGCCGAACTCGCTTCCCTCGCTTCCCGCCAACCCGCTGGCCCGCAAGGACATCGAGGCGCAAGCGCTCAGGAACCGTGTGGACCTGGAGATCGCAAAACTCGAACTGGAGGCGCTCGCGCTCTCCTACGGGCTCACCGAGGCGACCCGCTACGTGTCGGACCTCGAACTCGTGACCGGGGCCGAGATCGAGCGTGAGGAAGCGGAGGACGGAGGCACCGAGACGACGGTCTCGCTGAACGCCGAATTCGAGTTCGTCATTCCGATCTTCGACAGCGGGCAGGCCCGCATGCGCAAGGCGGAACTGGCCTACATGCAGGCGGCCAACCTGCTGGCCGAGCGCGCGGTCAACGTCCGCTCCGAAGCCCGCAGCGCGTATGACGGCTACCGCTCCACGCACGACATCGCACGGCACTACCGTGCCAACGTGGTGCCCCTGCGGACTACCATCGAGGAGGAGTCGCTCCTCACCTACAACGGCATGATCACGAACACGTTCGAACTTCTCGCCGACACGCGGGCGAAGGTGAACTCGATCATGCTTTCCCTCAACGCCAAGCGCCAGTTCTGGCTGGCCGACGTCAACCTCGGTACCGCCGTCCATGGCGGGGGCGGCAGCGCTCCCTCCGGAGGCGGCGCCGAGGTTGCGGCTGCCGACGACGGCGGCGGCGGACACTGA
- the cueR gene encoding Cu(I)-responsive transcriptional regulator, which yields MNIGTVSVKSGLPAKTIRYYEDIGLIRPDRRDNGYRDYSMEDVHRLRFLQRSRSLGFSVEECRQLLSLYSDRDRESAEVKALASTKLSEIERKIVELQGLRDMLRHLVANCHGDNRPECPIIDGLSGKAPVH from the coding sequence ATGAACATCGGCACCGTCTCGGTAAAGTCCGGCCTCCCGGCCAAGACAATCCGCTACTACGAGGACATCGGCCTGATCAGGCCGGATCGTCGCGACAACGGCTATCGCGATTATTCGATGGAGGACGTGCATCGGCTGCGCTTCCTCCAGCGCTCGCGCAGCTTGGGCTTCTCCGTTGAGGAATGCCGACAGCTTCTGTCGCTCTACAGCGACCGTGACCGTGAGAGCGCCGAGGTGAAAGCGCTCGCATCGACGAAACTCAGCGAGATCGAGCGCAAGATCGTGGAGCTCCAGGGCCTGCGCGACATGCTCAGGCACCTCGTCGCCAATTGCCATGGAGACAACAGGCCGGAGTGCCCGATCATCGACGGGCTGTCGGGCAAGGCTCCCGTTCACTAA
- a CDS encoding heavy metal translocating P-type ATPase: protein MPSHNPHAHHAPAPHAEGEIVRDPVCGMTVDPEAGKPSAQHGGRMFHFCSAGCRTKFMAEPDAYLTATDPVCGMDVDRASAEHFHRHEGEKIYFCSAGCKGKFEAEPARYLGDRPAAAPMPRGTQYTCPMHPQIVRDKPGSCPICGMALEPMGVPTGDEGPNPELIDFTRRFWVSAVLSLPLLAIAMGPMLGIPVRDWIGESLTAWLELVLATPVVLWAAIPFFHRGYESFVNRSPNMWTLISIGVGTAYLYSVVATFFPDLFPHQFRGHGGSVPVYFEAAAVIVALVFLGQVLELRARERTGSAIRALLDLAPKTARRIAADGSEADVPLDEVKQGDRLRVRPGDSVPVDGKVVEGRTSIDESMITGEPVPVEKTPGDAVTGGTLNRNGTLVITAERVGSETMLSRIVEMVAKAQRSRAPIQGLADRVSYYFVPTVVLVAILAFVVWALFGPEPSMVFAIVSAVSVLIIACPCALGLATPMSIMTATGRGAQAGVLIKDAEALERFASVDTLIVDKTGTLTEGRPRLTDAIPAEGFHAGQLLSLAASLERGSEHPLAEAIVEGASERGATVHSASEFEAVTGKGVSGTVEGRKVALGNAAMMADLGVAIDGIVGQADALRAEGKTAMFVAVDGAVAGFVAVADPVKATTVEAIRALHDTGLRIIMATGDNERTARAVASKLGIDEVRADMLPDGKQQLIEELQAKGAKVAMAGDGVNDAPALAAADVGIAMGTGADVAVESAGITLVKGDLNGIVRARTLAQATIRNIKQNLFFAFVYNALGVPVAAGVLYPVFGTLLSPMIAAAAMSLSSVSVIANALRLRTVRLG, encoded by the coding sequence ATGCCCTCTCACAACCCTCATGCCCATCACGCACCTGCGCCGCACGCCGAAGGAGAGATCGTGCGCGATCCGGTCTGCGGGATGACGGTCGACCCGGAGGCAGGCAAGCCGAGCGCCCAGCACGGCGGACGCATGTTTCACTTCTGCAGTGCTGGCTGCCGCACCAAGTTCATGGCCGAACCGGACGCCTACCTTACCGCTACCGATCCGGTCTGCGGGATGGACGTGGATCGTGCGTCCGCAGAGCACTTCCACCGCCACGAAGGCGAGAAGATCTACTTCTGCTCGGCAGGCTGCAAGGGCAAGTTCGAGGCAGAGCCCGCGCGCTATCTCGGTGATCGGCCCGCCGCAGCGCCAATGCCCAGGGGCACCCAGTACACCTGCCCGATGCACCCGCAGATCGTGCGCGACAAGCCGGGCTCCTGCCCGATCTGCGGCATGGCGCTCGAGCCGATGGGCGTGCCGACAGGCGACGAGGGTCCCAACCCGGAGCTCATCGATTTTACGCGCAGGTTCTGGGTCTCCGCTGTCCTGTCGCTGCCGCTGCTCGCCATAGCCATGGGGCCCATGCTGGGCATTCCCGTTCGCGACTGGATCGGGGAGTCCCTGACCGCGTGGCTGGAGCTGGTGCTTGCGACGCCCGTCGTGCTGTGGGCTGCGATCCCATTCTTCCACCGTGGCTACGAGTCCTTCGTCAACCGAAGCCCGAACATGTGGACGCTGATCTCGATCGGCGTCGGCACGGCCTATCTCTACAGCGTCGTCGCGACGTTCTTCCCCGACCTCTTCCCGCATCAGTTCCGGGGGCATGGCGGCTCGGTTCCTGTCTATTTCGAGGCGGCCGCCGTCATCGTCGCGCTGGTCTTCCTCGGCCAGGTCCTGGAGTTGCGGGCACGCGAGCGGACCGGGTCGGCGATCCGCGCCCTGCTCGACCTCGCGCCGAAGACCGCGCGCCGCATCGCGGCCGACGGCTCCGAAGCCGACGTGCCGCTGGACGAAGTCAAGCAGGGCGACCGCCTGCGCGTTCGCCCTGGGGACAGCGTTCCCGTCGACGGCAAGGTCGTCGAAGGCCGCACGTCGATCGACGAATCCATGATCACGGGTGAACCCGTGCCAGTGGAGAAGACGCCGGGCGACGCGGTTACCGGAGGAACTCTCAATCGCAACGGCACGCTCGTGATCACCGCCGAGCGCGTCGGGTCCGAGACGATGCTGTCGCGGATCGTCGAGATGGTCGCCAAGGCCCAGCGCTCGCGTGCGCCGATCCAGGGGCTCGCCGATCGCGTCTCGTACTATTTCGTGCCGACCGTGGTGCTGGTTGCCATCCTTGCCTTCGTCGTCTGGGCCCTGTTCGGTCCCGAACCCAGCATGGTGTTCGCCATCGTGTCGGCCGTGTCGGTCCTCATCATCGCCTGTCCCTGCGCGCTCGGCCTCGCCACGCCGATGTCGATCATGACGGCGACCGGGCGCGGCGCCCAGGCGGGCGTGCTGATCAAGGACGCGGAGGCGCTTGAGCGCTTCGCCAGCGTCGACACGCTCATCGTCGACAAGACGGGCACACTGACCGAAGGTCGTCCGAGACTGACGGACGCAATTCCGGCCGAAGGATTCCATGCAGGTCAGCTTCTCTCGCTTGCCGCCTCGCTCGAGCGCGGCTCGGAGCATCCGCTGGCCGAGGCGATCGTCGAAGGCGCATCTGAGCGCGGCGCGACGGTGCATTCGGCCTCCGAGTTCGAGGCGGTCACGGGCAAGGGCGTCAGCGGCACCGTGGAGGGCCGGAAGGTGGCGCTCGGGAATGCCGCCATGATGGCGGACCTTGGCGTCGCAATCGACGGCATCGTCGGACAGGCCGACGCCCTGCGCGCCGAGGGAAAGACCGCAATGTTCGTTGCCGTCGATGGAGCAGTCGCCGGCTTCGTCGCGGTCGCCGATCCGGTCAAGGCAACGACCGTGGAGGCGATCCGTGCCCTGCACGACACGGGCCTCCGCATCATCATGGCCACCGGCGACAATGAGCGAACCGCAAGGGCCGTCGCATCGAAGCTCGGCATCGACGAGGTGCGCGCCGACATGCTGCCGGACGGCAAGCAGCAGCTCATCGAAGAGCTCCAGGCCAAGGGGGCGAAGGTCGCGATGGCGGGAGACGGCGTCAACGACGCGCCAGCGCTCGCGGCAGCCGATGTTGGCATCGCCATGGGGACCGGCGCGGACGTCGCGGTCGAGAGCGCGGGCATCACCCTGGTGAAGGGCGACCTCAACGGTATCGTGCGGGCGCGCACGCTGGCCCAGGCGACGATCCGCAACATCAAGCAGAACCTCTTCTTCGCCTTCGTCTACAACGCGCTCGGCGTGCCCGTCGCAGCAGGCGTCCTCTATCCCGTCTTCGGTACGCTGCTCTCACCCATGATCGCGGCGGCCGCGATGAGCCTTTCGTCCGTATCCGTCATCGCCAACGCGCTCAGGCTGCGCACCGTGCGGCTCGGCTGA